TTCCTGCACGTATATCATCATACCGGCATGGTTATGCTGATTTGGGGAGCAGCCACATATTTTCCAGGTGacactaatattattgttgttttattaaaattgctaTAGTCCAGAAGTCTAAAatcaagaatttaaaatagcaaaataaattgatgtgATTTAACGAACTCAAAAGTTGAACCCGTCTGACTATCAATCGTACTGCTGCTactaaaagattttaaaataatggtaGGTTCGGCTGGCCTCTTAATAACATTTCTTCAAGAGAATAAATATGATGTTATGTTGGTAAGTGGTAGAGGAAGTCGAATGTACCGGAGGAGTTGCATACGTCATACTTCGTACCTTAACCGctgttgttttaatatttttccattatataatagataaccgcttgtaaaaaaaaaactttcgtCTTATATGCAGAcagtataacaaaaaaaacccAAAGGATATGTGTCATCACTGAACGCTTTTGCGCACAAATTCGTACTTACAAAAATCGTGCTTTTCAATACTCGCGAGAATCAGAACATACTCTCTTAGTTCTCGCCTGCGCTggcaaaagtaaaaatatgagAACAGAGTAAATAATGAATACGGAAAGTATTGATTGAATTTGTTTATCTCAATTCCAGGAGGCCATGGAACACTTGTGGGAGTGATAAACACGTTCGTGCATGTCGTGATGTACTCCTACTACCTCATCACGGTGTGGGACCCCAGTCTGAAAGGCAACCTGTGGTGGAAGAAATACATTACACAGCTACAAATTGTAAGTATCTACTGGCAGACATTATCGAAGTAGCTAGCCGTACATCTTAGCTTCTAgacaaatataaagatttatttttatttcttttattttataacacactagCATCTAATATAAGTTGATGCGTGTGTGTATTGAAGtttggaaatattatataatctgttattacaagtttatttgttagtgaaattaaaaaaaaaaactagtttaaatgttaattttgctacaacttttgaacggttaAACCGATTTGATCCAACATAtgtaagaaccaccgcataaaaattagctatcaaataaaaacaaccgcatccaaatcggttcacccgttgatgagctacggcgccacgtacacagacagatagacaggcACACAGTCAGACACACTTACcggttaaattcaaaattcaaatcatttattcagaaattagaccttcacaggcactttttctcgtcaatttttatatttatagttatttctcacaagctacaaactactggcatttcggaacgaccgctgctgagaagaaatgccgaaagatactcatttgaacagtgttggtccctatcatgccagatcggcttaccattattgtttcttacaatgtttttttttctttctaataatatataaaagtacataaggtacatagtcaaaaggtataaaggtatatcaaaacaggttatgattgtgatccgagtgctgattataatatatatatatatatatatatatcgatgtgaaacacaattaacttacataaaaatatatgagaaacgagatgaccagttccctctggcagcacccgttcacgagttgatgcatgggacagccatcgcatagctcaaccataatagagggaacctcacgacccggcccactaCCAGATAGACCATTTGaatgagcatgacacactcgattcccatgacttcataattacaaatcttattcgtcgaaatagaagtataaattcagacacttgaagatcacaaatcacgtacatgttttacaaataaaatttaaatgtcacaatatgtgaattattataacaaaaataaaaattatgtataaaataataaaaaacagtaaaataaaaattaggagatcatgtgttaaacttataacacccctcttttggTGTCGGGGGTTAAACACTGTTACAGTGACAACATTCTCATAAGTTTATTCCAGTCTCGTTCTAAACGATTtgatagaaatattttcttcgatTCCTCTTAGCCGATTTGCTAATATATGTTATTggactaataaatataatatctttttCAGCTTCAGTTTCTGTGGATGGTAGTCCACATGAGTATCATCGTCTTTAAGACAGACTGCGAATATCCACGATGGACCTCCGCCATCTTCCTTCCACAAAACGTCTTCATGCtaatcttatttattgatttctaCATAAaaacctacataaaaaaaccAAAAGTACAGATGAAAGTTGAAGAAACAACCAAAAAAGATAGTTCGACTAATGGAAAATCACACTTAAGTTGAGATAGAATCAtgtcatttcatttttagaacttagatgttataaatattttgttcaagaTTTTTGAACATTcgttatttgaatttttttaacaaagacaagacaATGGTAAGCTctatttagtttattcatttccagtgtttgtttttattttttattttaataaatttttatgtgaaatctttcaaatttagttttttttttcagtccGATATGGCCCggtctgtaattttttttatttcaattcttatttgaagaaaatttatCAACATATCAGTGTATTTAACATCCTATTCATCCCTTTCACTtttccttcttcttctttgtgtCTTAACTACATTGGTACAATAATGTATTAAGTCGAAGAAGACAGCAAATTAGACTCAATAGTCTAgaggtgggttgcaccgtcaactttgacagtCCAACTTTAACTTAAACGTACGcataaaaatgcaaagtacgccatgTTAAAATCAATCACCCTAATTAATTGTCTTCTTAAAATTCTCGATTGATAGCCGTGATAATTTCAGAATATCCTATTAgttcttttttacaaatatctatgtcttataaaatttcagctttatGCACCCTGTATTTTCagctgtatttttattattactaagcACGACCAAGTAGCCAAGCCAGCTTGCCCACCTAAATGAGAAGTGATCTCTGCAGCCTGTGGACGCCTATATACAGAGTGACTGGTATCagacgcaaaacctcctaaagactactacatcaaaacaagcagaATCGTagtttctttttcatataaaaaaataccacctaatttgcgattctacacatcttaactctatgtaatagccaagctaCATGAGACAGTTCAGTAGCGTTAAATAGCgtaatcgaacatagagttaacgttttattgaaacgacattaaatgagaaagttaatttacatttgtattgGTAATCGATTGAAACCACTGTGTTTCAATGAATAATCAGGCGGCACTGTTAGAGTGTCTTCGATCAAAGCTACATAAAAATGGTTTCTCTCTCTTACATATTGATTAAAAGAACTGTATAGTCTCTATGTACGACTGTTTGAGCTATACTAGTTCTATgcatcaaagaaaaaaaaacaaataatgtatGTGGAGACAATCTGAAGAatccatagatcaacaaaatataatataggcaCTACTTTGGAAGAATCTGAATCCATgactaataattaaaaattcaagttAGTTAACGCCCCCACAACGTTCTCTTTGTATAAAACTTCAAATTCTACACGCTCTGACTTATGTACAcctatttgataaattttgtatgcctTATGACGGACCATAAAGGAAACCGCTCTTGTATACCATCTACTGTACTACCTCGTCAACTGCAGCCGAGACATATTATGCTCGGTGACATTTTACCTTAAACTGCGAACAAGACAGATTATGTctgttatatatttctaattatttatctatgaaCGCAGCAATGCAAGAACTAAACAGAACATTATAGGAACACGAAGTAaatcaatttgaatttattcaaaaaaatataatgtattaattgtgttgctgtcaaaaatatatactggtGCTGAtaattgaaaagaaatatttccaaacagatattaaagtattttagaCAAGATAACAAGATATTATAAAGCCAAGCCCCATTGCTCAACCGTGATCCGTTGTTTCGACGCACCACATTGTAGGTCCATAGTGCTGCGTTGTTCtgcgttgtctgtcgacgGAAAAAAACGACGCAATGTGGCTGGGCTAAGTCAAGGTTCGAaggcaacaataaaaataaatataatgcattAAATTACCTAATGAAACCTAATTCAGTTTGACAAATTATAAGAACGGCATTAAGGAATAATGCAGTACCAGAAATTCAATCATTTTGCCATTTGCCGTATCCCTATAGTTCTATTAGTTCCATTTACAGATATTGTGGTTCCATTATGGTACTATTTAacatacatttgaaaaaatcaGTTTGAATAGTACAGAAAAAATCCCGCAatcagttaataaattaaatattttttcatgaaaaacGTCATCTAGTTTTTGTAGCCATGAAAACAACAACTCAAATcaacatgaaataaatttcagcCTTCGCAAAACTTAAAACACCGCATTGCTGAAAATTGATAACTATTTTCACaatgtttacataattagCATTTAAAATGTACGTTAATGTGGACTAAAGCCGTCTTAAGTTATCGCGTGcttggtttattttatatgccgGCCGGTCGATAGTACTGCAGTGCCGTTCTATACATTGGGACGCTCGCACGGTTCCCTAAAGAACTCACGACTACTTTGATCGAGCATTGTGTTACCGGCTTTTCTATTCGAAATTCGAACGGTAagttaaatgatttttataaattaaaaaagaaaaatattaaaaagaatcACCAGCCAGTACTGAAGACACCAAAAAAGATTCGAGTTTTCAATATGTACGTTTCAGTTTTTTTCAGTAACCcgatttcttttaattagAGTATTACTGAATTGGTTTATTTgcacatattaatattaatgtgtcTGACTTTGTATTCCAAGTAAtaaatttgtcatttatttgttcttgGGAAAGCTTTGTTCAGTCTTAGgaacaattaattttcttatacgcaatcaaaaaatattttgaacccagtacctaataatacatcaatataatattgttaaaacatCGGAACTTCCTGAAGCGGTCAATGATAACTAATTATGGGTCATCAACCCTGCATAGATTTCCACCCTTTCGAATCCTTTCTGCGTGGaactttgtttattaataagtttattaccTAGCTACCACGTTAACcgcataaaatttatatgacaTCTTATGATTATTCTTCTAAAAGTATTTCTATATAGCCG
This sequence is a window from Plodia interpunctella isolate USDA-ARS_2022_Savannah chromosome 6, ilPloInte3.2, whole genome shotgun sequence. Protein-coding genes within it:
- the LOC128670839 gene encoding very long chain fatty acid elongase 7-like; amino-acid sequence: MAAIIKKAWEGYQIIFEEFPDPRTKDLPLIAKPYQGILLLTLYLMFVFKWGPNFMKNRPAYNLDRIIIVYNAFQVFACAYLFTNALYFAWLWDYKWICEPVDYTINDKAIKITRFVYYYFLLKVVDLLDTVFFILRKKINQVTFLHVYHHTGMVMLIWGAATYFPGGHGTLVGVINTFVHVVMYSYYLITVWDPSLKGNLWWKKYITQLQILQFLWMVVHMSIIVFKTDCEYPRWTSAIFLPQNVFMLILFIDFYIKTYIKKPKVQMKVEETTKKDSSTNGKSHLS